A genomic window from Corvus moneduloides isolate bCorMon1 chromosome 11, bCorMon1.pri, whole genome shotgun sequence includes:
- the HEMK1 gene encoding MTRF1L release factor glutamine methyltransferase, producing the protein MTRLTHPLLRKLLSFPPQHVPGRLTPSKGAVLSPKQLSLRQSCSARPGLVTATDMVNYWQKVFETNGIPEARESSQYIVSFVLGAKTFQSLDSESLYTPLTAVQQEQIQQLSHKRLQRMPVQYVLGEWDFQDLTLKMRPPVFIPRPETEDLVSLVVEEEFQRCENSALCFPVPVPHPVILEIGCGSGAIALSLLCKLPQSRVIAMDKEEAAVDLTRENAHRLQLQERIHVFHQNVSHSSAKQLLLWGPIDVIVSNPPYVFHEDMASLDAEILRYEDLDALDGGDDGMRVIKTILALAPSLLKVSGSVFLEVDPRHPDMVEHWLQAHPDLLLTLRAIHKDFCGKPRFLHIQKQSS; encoded by the exons ATGACACGCCTCACCCATCCACTGCTCAGGAAGTTGTTGAGCTTCCCACCTCAGCATGTGCCTGGGCGATTGACTCCGAGCAAGGGTGCTGTCCTCAGTCCAAAGCAGTTGtctctgaggcagagctgcagtgcaAGACCTGGGCTCGTGACTGCCACTGATATGGTCAACTACTGGCAGAAGGTGTTTGAGACAAATGGGATCCCCGAAGCACGAGAATCTAGTCAATATATTGTGTCATTTGTCCTGGGAGCAAAAACA TTTCAGAGCCTGGATTCCGAAAGTCTCTACACTCCACTTacagcagtgcagcaggagcaaaTCCAGCAGCTGAGCCACAAGCGGCTACAAAG GATGCCAGTGCAGTACGTGCTTGGAGAGTGGGACTTCCAGGACCTGACCCTGAAGATGAGACCCCCAGTATTTATTCCACGGCCTGAAACAGAG gATCTTGTCTCTTTAGTTGTGGAGGAAGAATTTCAGAGATGTGAGAATTCAGCCCTATGTTTCCCAGTTCCTGTTCCTCATCCTGTGATCCTGGAAATAGGCTGTGGCTCTGGAGCAATTGCTCTGAGTCTGCTCTGCAAACTGCCTCAG AGCAGAGTCATAGCCATGGATAaagaggaggctgctgtggaTCTCACCAGGGAGAATGCACACAG GCTGCAGCTCCAAGAAAGGATTCACGTCTTCCACCAAAATGTTTCACACA gtTCTGccaaacagctgctgctctggggcccCATAGATGTCATAGTCAGTAACCCCCCATATGTTTTCCATGAAGACATGGCTTCCTTGGATGCAGAAATCCTCCG CTATGAGGACCTTGATGCACTGGATGGGGGAGATGATGGCATGAGAGTCATCAAAACAATTCTGGCTTTGGCTCCTTCTCTTCTGAAGGTTTCTGG GAGTGTATTTCTGGAAGTTGATCCCAGGCATCCAGATATGGTGGAGCACTGGCTACAGGCACACCCAGACTTACTGCTCACCCTCCGTGCCATTCACAAGGACTTCTGTGGCAA GCCTAGGTTTCTGCACATCCAGAAACAAAGCAGCTGA